The following proteins come from a genomic window of Spongiibacter tropicus DSM 19543:
- a CDS encoding SDR family NAD(P)-dependent oxidoreductase, whose product MHDDTDFTGKAVLVVGGSSGIGNGIAQAFRQRGADVHVWGTRKTAADYDGVSGSDLSGVGYSCVNVGDPEAIASAPEPFAEGRMDVLILCQGTVEYQRREFEQEGWDRVMAVNLDSLMHCSRRFRAALEASAGSITIVSSLSGYRANKGNPAYAASKAGAINLTRTLGQAWASKGIRVNGLAPGLVETKLTAVTTDHPKRREAALAKIPTGRFGTPDDMAGVALFLASPLAAYVCGQTILVDGGLSL is encoded by the coding sequence ATGCATGATGATACAGATTTTACTGGCAAAGCTGTGCTGGTTGTCGGCGGTTCAAGCGGCATCGGCAACGGTATTGCCCAGGCGTTTCGCCAGCGTGGCGCAGATGTTCACGTGTGGGGCACCCGCAAAACTGCCGCAGATTATGATGGAGTCAGTGGCTCCGACCTCAGCGGCGTTGGCTACAGCTGTGTAAATGTGGGCGATCCCGAAGCAATTGCCAGCGCGCCTGAGCCTTTTGCTGAAGGTCGTATGGATGTGTTGATTCTCTGTCAGGGCACCGTGGAGTATCAGCGCCGCGAGTTTGAACAGGAAGGCTGGGATCGCGTGATGGCCGTTAACCTCGACAGCCTGATGCATTGCTCACGCCGTTTTCGCGCGGCGCTGGAAGCGTCTGCGGGTTCCATTACGATCGTCAGTTCACTGTCGGGTTATCGCGCCAATAAGGGAAATCCTGCCTATGCGGCGTCAAAGGCAGGGGCTATCAATCTGACCCGTACATTGGGTCAGGCATGGGCCAGCAAAGGTATTCGCGTTAACGGTCTCGCGCCGGGTCTCGTCGAAACCAAGCTGACAGCGGTGACCACCGATCACCCCAAGCGCCGCGAAGCCGCGCTGGCAAAAATTCCGACGGGGCGTTTCGGTACGCCCGACGACATGGCAGGCGTCGCCCTGTTCCTGGCGTCTCCGCTGGCAGCGTATGTCTGCGGTCAGACAATTCTTGTTGATGGTGGGCTGTCCCTTTAA
- a CDS encoding 3-hydroxyacyl-CoA dehydrogenase NAD-binding domain-containing protein — protein MQINDVTHYEVVGEIAVATLNSPPVNALSQRVRIGINEAVEKAVADPSVKAMVLICEGRTFFAGADITEFGKGKLLPTLREVQETIENASKPVIAAIHGTALGGGLEVALVTHYRVAVPSARCGLPEVKLGLLPGAGGTQRLPRIVGPERALEIITSGDQLSAQDALEMGLLDKVVEEGKLREGAIAFAEQVVAENRPLVKVREMNDKVDPAKVDPALFDNFRKAKARKFRGFKAPEHIIRCIEAAVNMPFDEAFKYERQLFEELMADSQSAAQRHVFFAERQAAKIDDIPKDTPTQDIRKVGVIGAGTMGGGIAMNFLNVGLPVTIVETKAEALERGLGVIRKNYENTAKKGRISQDDVETRMGLLTGSLDMAELSDCDLIIEAVFEQMDIKQAVFSRLDEFAKPDAILATNTSYLDVNDIAAMTSRPEQVVGLHFFSPANVMRLLEIVRADKTSKSVVATSLKLAKQIGKVGVVVGVCFGFVGNRMLAQRQREAEKLILEGAWPWDVDRVLYDFGFPMGPFAMRDLAGMDVGWDPEKSSSSTVREILNEMGRRGQKTNAGFYDYDEKRKATPSKVVEQVILDFCEKKGISRRPVSDQEILERCVYSMVNEGANILLEGKAARASDIDIVWITGYGWPAYRGGPMFWGDLVGLDTILDSLRKLEAEHGDDFKPSPLLERLVSEGKGFKDL, from the coding sequence ATGCAGATTAACGACGTTACTCACTATGAAGTGGTTGGTGAGATCGCAGTAGCCACCTTGAATTCACCCCCGGTTAACGCGCTGTCTCAGCGCGTTCGTATCGGCATCAACGAGGCGGTTGAAAAGGCCGTAGCCGACCCTTCGGTGAAGGCAATGGTGTTGATCTGCGAGGGCCGCACCTTCTTTGCCGGCGCCGACATTACCGAGTTTGGCAAAGGCAAGTTGCTGCCCACGCTGCGCGAGGTGCAGGAAACGATCGAGAACGCCAGCAAGCCGGTGATCGCAGCGATTCACGGCACCGCACTGGGCGGTGGCCTGGAAGTCGCACTGGTGACCCACTACCGTGTCGCCGTACCGTCGGCGCGCTGCGGTCTGCCGGAAGTGAAACTGGGCCTGCTGCCCGGCGCCGGTGGTACCCAGCGTCTGCCACGTATTGTTGGCCCGGAGCGCGCACTGGAGATCATTACCAGTGGTGACCAGTTGTCTGCTCAGGATGCACTGGAAATGGGCTTGCTGGACAAAGTGGTAGAGGAAGGCAAGCTGCGCGAGGGCGCCATCGCCTTCGCCGAACAGGTGGTTGCCGAGAATCGCCCGCTGGTCAAAGTGCGGGAAATGAACGACAAGGTCGACCCGGCCAAGGTCGATCCCGCACTGTTCGACAATTTCCGCAAAGCCAAGGCGCGCAAGTTCCGCGGTTTTAAAGCCCCGGAGCACATCATTCGCTGTATCGAAGCCGCGGTGAATATGCCCTTTGACGAGGCCTTCAAGTACGAGCGCCAACTGTTTGAAGAGCTGATGGCGGATTCCCAGTCGGCGGCGCAGCGTCACGTGTTCTTCGCTGAGCGTCAGGCGGCCAAGATCGATGACATCCCCAAAGACACGCCTACCCAGGATATCCGCAAGGTCGGTGTCATCGGCGCCGGCACCATGGGTGGTGGCATCGCCATGAACTTCCTCAACGTTGGCCTGCCGGTCACCATTGTGGAAACCAAGGCCGAAGCGCTGGAGCGCGGTCTGGGCGTGATTCGCAAGAATTACGAGAACACCGCCAAGAAGGGGCGTATCAGTCAGGACGATGTGGAAACCCGCATGGGCCTGTTGACCGGCAGCCTCGACATGGCTGAGCTGTCAGACTGCGATCTGATTATCGAAGCGGTGTTTGAGCAGATGGACATCAAGCAAGCCGTCTTTTCCCGATTGGATGAATTCGCCAAGCCGGATGCCATTCTTGCCACCAACACCTCTTACCTCGATGTGAACGACATCGCCGCGATGACGTCTCGCCCCGAGCAGGTAGTGGGTTTGCACTTCTTCTCGCCAGCGAACGTCATGCGTCTGCTGGAAATCGTCCGCGCGGATAAAACCAGCAAGTCGGTGGTGGCGACCTCACTCAAGCTGGCCAAGCAGATCGGCAAAGTTGGCGTGGTGGTTGGCGTTTGCTTTGGCTTCGTCGGCAACCGGATGTTGGCTCAGCGCCAGCGTGAAGCCGAGAAGTTGATACTGGAAGGCGCCTGGCCCTGGGATGTCGACCGCGTGCTCTACGATTTTGGTTTCCCCATGGGACCGTTTGCCATGCGCGATCTGGCGGGCATGGACGTGGGCTGGGATCCGGAGAAAAGCTCCTCGTCGACCGTACGGGAAATCCTGAATGAGATGGGCCGTCGTGGACAGAAGACCAACGCGGGCTTCTATGATTACGACGAGAAGCGCAAAGCGACACCGTCTAAGGTAGTTGAGCAGGTCATTCTCGATTTCTGCGAGAAAAAGGGCATCAGCCGCCGTCCCGTCAGCGATCAGGAAATCCTCGAGCGCTGCGTGTACTCGATGGTGAATGAGGGCGCCAATATTCTGCTGGAAGGCAAAGCGGCCCGCGCCTCCGATATCGATATCGTCTGGATTACCGGCTACGGCTGGCCCGCTTACCGCGGTGGCCCGATGTTCTGGGGCGACCTGGTGGGACTGGATACGATTCTGGACAGCTTGCGCAAGCTGGAAGCCGAGCATGGCGACGATTTCAAACCCTCGCCGCTGCTGGAGCGTCTGGTTAGCGAAGGCAAAGGTTTCAAAGATCTGTAA
- a CDS encoding MFS transporter — protein sequence MNALSSEEKANAKKKDAIPFKSWWMVAVLFSLYVFSWVDRLILSMLIGPIKEDLAMTDFQMSLVLGPAFAIFYSIFGLPLGWAADRYPRRWVIYFGVTVWGIATMSCGFAKNFITLLLGRVGVGAGEASLMPSAYSLMADEFPRSKMMLATSVFQMGGKVGSAVAFGLGGVAIAFADQIHHIQWPLVGQLAAWQIVMIMVGAPGVILALLVFTFSEPPRRDAYVPESTNDKGEVEGPRKVFFRENWKLMSLMVVGFSSVAVCGYTLTSWVPEYFSRHFNWEPVVYGPALSMMNLFAALTLVANGKIVDTLYARGMKDVHLRFYIWLMLAIYPAALSMFLVENPYVFLGLYGLIQIITVPFIIYISAVVAMLAPNIIRGQLIAMFLFASTNLGMGLGPTLVGGLTDFIFQDETKIGASIGIVVVGFYTLAVVSMMLALRYLRPAIERAEARSLAAEAKANADPQAAAQ from the coding sequence ATGAACGCGCTATCCAGCGAAGAAAAAGCGAACGCCAAAAAGAAAGATGCCATTCCCTTCAAAAGTTGGTGGATGGTCGCGGTGTTGTTTTCGCTTTACGTATTCTCCTGGGTCGACCGGCTGATTCTCAGCATGCTCATTGGACCGATCAAGGAAGATCTGGCGATGACCGATTTCCAGATGAGTCTGGTACTCGGGCCGGCCTTTGCCATTTTCTACTCCATTTTCGGTTTGCCGCTTGGCTGGGCGGCCGACCGTTATCCGCGTCGCTGGGTGATTTACTTCGGTGTGACGGTGTGGGGCATTGCGACAATGTCATGCGGTTTCGCCAAGAACTTTATTACCTTGCTGTTGGGGCGTGTCGGCGTTGGGGCAGGGGAGGCATCACTGATGCCGTCGGCCTATTCGCTGATGGCCGATGAGTTTCCGCGCAGCAAAATGATGCTGGCGACTTCTGTCTTTCAGATGGGGGGCAAAGTGGGCTCGGCAGTGGCCTTTGGCCTCGGCGGTGTAGCCATTGCCTTTGCGGACCAGATTCACCACATTCAATGGCCGCTGGTGGGCCAGTTGGCTGCCTGGCAGATCGTAATGATTATGGTCGGTGCGCCGGGTGTGATTCTGGCGCTGTTGGTCTTCACATTCAGCGAACCGCCGCGCCGCGACGCCTACGTGCCGGAGTCCACCAATGACAAGGGCGAAGTGGAAGGGCCGCGCAAGGTCTTTTTCCGCGAGAACTGGAAGTTGATGAGCCTGATGGTCGTCGGCTTTTCGTCGGTGGCAGTCTGTGGTTATACGCTCACGTCGTGGGTGCCGGAGTATTTCTCCCGCCACTTTAATTGGGAGCCGGTGGTATACGGACCGGCCTTGAGCATGATGAACCTGTTTGCGGCGCTGACGCTGGTCGCGAATGGCAAGATTGTCGACACCCTTTATGCCCGCGGTATGAAGGATGTTCATCTGCGCTTTTACATCTGGCTGATGCTTGCCATTTATCCGGCGGCTCTGTCGATGTTCCTGGTTGAGAATCCCTATGTGTTCCTCGGCCTGTACGGGCTGATTCAGATCATCACGGTGCCGTTCATTATCTATATCTCGGCCGTGGTGGCGATGTTGGCGCCCAATATCATTCGCGGCCAGCTGATCGCCATGTTCCTGTTTGCGTCGACCAACCTCGGGATGGGCCTCGGGCCGACCCTGGTGGGTGGTCTGACGGACTTCATTTTTCAGGACGAGACCAAGATTGGTGCCTCTATCGGGATTGTGGTCGTCGGTTTTTACACCTTGGCTGTCGTCTCAATGATGCTTGCGCTGCGCTATTTGCGCCCGGCCATTGAACGGGCTGAGGCCCGCTCATTAGCTGCCGAAGCCAAGGCCAATGCCGATCCGCAAGCCGCCGCTCAGTAA
- a CDS encoding TetR/AcrR family transcriptional regulator, whose protein sequence is MARLVSKSESGPIAQLKQTACRLFAERGVDGVTVREIAMAAGQKNHSAVGYHFGSKEGLVKALILDGAVAIDKRRNAMIDDIEARGGPENIREVVQALIYPSVSLDKDSLATDHYVRFVTMLSMTHRELFMDTLENRWNSGYLRCLEHLRKLMPEMSPASKNQRFVFMGGLLGSVLAMRERALADTERPHPTWRSEHTLQHLALTMAAMLEAPADPSDAADGIEDDKKPFSAPMLGFVE, encoded by the coding sequence ATGGCAAGATTAGTTAGCAAGTCAGAAAGCGGCCCGATAGCCCAACTAAAGCAGACAGCGTGCAGATTGTTTGCAGAAAGAGGCGTGGACGGCGTCACTGTCCGCGAGATAGCAATGGCAGCCGGGCAAAAAAACCACAGCGCGGTGGGCTACCACTTCGGCTCAAAGGAAGGCCTGGTTAAAGCGCTTATCCTCGATGGCGCTGTTGCCATCGACAAACGCCGCAACGCCATGATTGATGACATCGAAGCGCGAGGCGGCCCGGAAAATATCCGGGAGGTTGTGCAGGCACTAATTTATCCATCCGTCAGCCTCGACAAAGACAGTCTCGCGACAGATCACTATGTCCGCTTCGTCACCATGCTCAGCATGACGCATCGCGAACTGTTTATGGACACACTGGAAAATCGCTGGAATTCCGGCTACCTGCGCTGCCTGGAACACCTGCGCAAACTCATGCCGGAGATGTCCCCCGCGTCAAAAAATCAGCGTTTTGTTTTCATGGGAGGCCTGCTTGGCAGCGTGCTGGCGATGCGCGAGCGGGCGCTGGCCGATACCGAACGCCCCCACCCGACCTGGCGGTCTGAGCACACCCTGCAACACCTGGCGTTGACCATGGCCGCCATGCTCGAAGCACCCGCAGATCCAAGCGATGCCGCTGACGGCATCGAAGACGATAAAAAACCTTTCAGCGCCCCAATGCTCGGCTTTGTCGAGTAG
- a CDS encoding AMP-binding protein, with amino-acid sequence MCLAVTSLPPAQRSQLALTDERVSYSWDEINPVLNRAINALLDMSLPTPRVAVFANNSAEAVMAYIACFHAGVSSIPVSYHLTASELAYILENSGACAVFVGPETAEVGLAAAKQAGVETVIGWRCDAQPVTDWQAWLNAASDAEPPTDMASLPQLHYTSGTTGKPKGTETPPSMFPAAGNIEDMIQKMRERIALMPQGPGLVVGPLYHTGPMTTVRGFLGGLGIVVLSSFDGEAVLKAIEDYKIANCVMVPTHFQRLLALPEAVRQRYDVSSMKRLAHTGAACPREVKQAMIDWFGPVLTEGYGGTESGSVVGISSDDWLRKPGSVGQALPPFEVVIVSEDGKPLEANEVGQIYIRDTTGRGIIYYNDPEKTAAAHIEPGVFTLGEMGYVDEDGFLFITDRVSDMIVSGGVNIYPAEAEHVLLTHDEVVDVAIIGVPNADMGEEAKALVIPADLAKPPSAEALNAHCRAHLAGFKCPRSYEFVDDIGRNIMGKVNKRALRKKYWQGERTIGG; translated from the coding sequence ATGTGTTTAGCTGTCACCAGCCTCCCTCCCGCGCAGCGCAGTCAATTGGCGCTGACGGATGAGCGGGTCAGTTATAGCTGGGATGAGATTAATCCCGTACTCAATCGCGCCATCAATGCACTGCTGGATATGTCGCTGCCCACACCGCGCGTCGCGGTTTTTGCCAATAACAGCGCAGAAGCGGTAATGGCCTATATCGCCTGTTTTCACGCGGGCGTGTCGAGCATTCCGGTCAGCTACCATCTTACGGCCTCAGAGCTGGCATATATTCTGGAAAATTCCGGTGCCTGTGCCGTATTTGTCGGCCCCGAAACTGCCGAAGTGGGTTTGGCCGCCGCCAAGCAGGCGGGGGTGGAAACGGTGATTGGCTGGCGCTGTGATGCGCAGCCGGTGACGGACTGGCAGGCGTGGCTGAATGCGGCCTCCGACGCTGAACCCCCGACGGATATGGCGTCATTGCCACAGTTGCATTACACCTCGGGGACCACCGGTAAGCCCAAAGGTACGGAAACGCCGCCATCCATGTTCCCGGCCGCCGGGAATATTGAGGACATGATCCAGAAGATGCGTGAGCGCATCGCGCTGATGCCCCAGGGACCGGGTCTGGTTGTCGGTCCGCTCTACCATACCGGGCCAATGACAACGGTGCGCGGCTTTCTGGGAGGCTTGGGCATTGTCGTGCTGTCGTCCTTCGATGGCGAAGCCGTGCTGAAGGCCATTGAAGACTACAAGATTGCCAACTGTGTGATGGTGCCGACGCATTTCCAGCGATTGCTGGCCTTGCCTGAGGCGGTTCGCCAGCGCTATGACGTCTCCAGTATGAAACGTCTGGCCCACACCGGTGCCGCCTGCCCGAGAGAAGTCAAACAGGCGATGATCGACTGGTTTGGTCCGGTGTTGACCGAAGGCTACGGAGGCACGGAGTCCGGGTCGGTTGTCGGCATCAGTTCGGACGACTGGCTTCGCAAACCGGGGTCGGTCGGTCAGGCGCTGCCACCCTTTGAAGTGGTTATTGTCAGCGAAGACGGTAAGCCGCTGGAGGCCAATGAGGTCGGTCAAATCTATATTCGCGATACCACGGGCCGCGGCATTATCTACTACAACGATCCCGAGAAAACCGCAGCAGCCCATATCGAGCCCGGCGTGTTCACACTGGGTGAAATGGGCTACGTCGATGAAGACGGCTTTCTGTTCATCACCGACCGCGTATCCGACATGATCGTCAGTGGTGGGGTCAATATTTATCCTGCCGAGGCCGAGCATGTGCTGTTGACCCACGACGAGGTGGTCGACGTGGCGATTATCGGCGTTCCCAATGCGGATATGGGCGAAGAGGCCAAGGCTCTGGTCATTCCCGCCGATCTCGCCAAGCCGCCATCGGCTGAGGCGCTCAACGCGCATTGCCGTGCCCATCTCGCGGGCTTTAAGTGCCCACGAAGCTATGAATTCGTCGACGATATCGGTCGTAACATCATGGGTAAAGTCAATAAACGTGCGCTGCGCAAGAAGTATTGGCAGGGCGAGCGGACGATCGGCGGCTGA
- a CDS encoding PQQ-dependent dehydrogenase, methanol/ethanol family codes for MRATLQKSLVGVLSVLSVSTALAMSGGKAQLAAEDDGTNWPSYGRTYKETHYSPLKQINENNIDRMGLVWSYDLPAAPSSGVSAPLAVDGVLYFSVGHSVIHAMDAKTGKLLWQFDPKTAEHAGHKLRAGWGVRGIAYNKGKVFTGTLDGRLIAIDAKTGKQLWSAMTVDPEDGRYITGAPWVMNGKVIIGHGGADYNPVRGYVTAYDEETGKQAWRFYTVPGNPADGFENKAMEMAAKTWSGEWWRFGGTGGTVWGSMTYDKEFNRIYIGVGNGAPWNQKIRSPGGGDNLFLSSIVALDADTGEYIWHYQTNPGESWDFNATMDMVLDEMEVDGKTVPVLYQAPKNGFFYVINRLDGSFISAEKFSRVTWATGIDPKTGRPIEVPEARYPDGKAFLMFPSAWGAHGVAAMSYNPDTGLVYLPARDMANIYTDAESTEDWTYRKGMKINSGLGKPPAGMTVPKGKGWLAAWDPRTQKEVWRVDLEHTHNAGTMTTAGNWVMQGRNSGELSVYKADSGEKIWSFDAQNGIMTHPITYLVDGKQYVTQIVGWRASSDRGSGKAWDYRTQKRRVLTFALDGKAKLPPNTSKPGPIIDLPDFKIDEEKAALGRATYYSTCYVCHGVEVLAGGAAPDLLRSGITTDKNILASVLIEGAMVPAGMPQFEDMTMEEVEGLVHFIRKVARRELAKQEQAQEQKQP; via the coding sequence ATGCGTGCCACACTTCAGAAATCACTGGTCGGTGTATTGTCTGTGCTGTCTGTCAGCACGGCTCTCGCCATGTCTGGTGGCAAAGCTCAATTGGCCGCCGAAGACGACGGTACTAACTGGCCCAGCTATGGCCGTACTTACAAAGAAACTCACTACAGCCCGCTGAAGCAGATCAATGAAAACAATATTGATCGCATGGGGCTGGTCTGGTCTTACGATCTGCCTGCAGCGCCCAGCAGCGGTGTCAGTGCGCCACTGGCTGTCGATGGCGTACTGTATTTTTCAGTAGGCCACAGCGTGATTCACGCCATGGACGCCAAAACGGGCAAGCTGTTGTGGCAGTTTGATCCCAAAACCGCAGAACACGCCGGGCACAAGCTGCGCGCTGGCTGGGGCGTTCGCGGTATCGCCTACAACAAGGGCAAAGTCTTCACCGGCACATTGGACGGTCGCCTGATTGCGATTGACGCTAAAACCGGGAAGCAGCTGTGGTCGGCGATGACCGTTGATCCGGAAGACGGCCGCTACATCACCGGGGCTCCCTGGGTCATGAACGGCAAAGTGATTATCGGTCACGGCGGCGCTGACTATAACCCCGTGCGCGGTTATGTCACGGCCTATGATGAAGAGACCGGCAAGCAGGCATGGCGTTTCTATACTGTTCCCGGAAACCCCGCCGATGGCTTTGAAAACAAAGCCATGGAAATGGCGGCAAAAACCTGGTCTGGCGAATGGTGGCGTTTTGGCGGCACCGGCGGCACCGTCTGGGGTTCAATGACCTATGACAAAGAATTTAACCGCATCTATATCGGTGTGGGGAACGGGGCGCCGTGGAACCAGAAAATCCGCAGCCCCGGTGGCGGTGACAACCTTTTCCTCAGCTCCATTGTGGCCCTGGATGCCGACACCGGTGAGTACATCTGGCACTACCAGACCAACCCGGGTGAAAGCTGGGATTTCAACGCCACCATGGACATGGTGCTTGATGAGATGGAAGTGGATGGCAAGACCGTTCCCGTGCTGTATCAGGCACCGAAGAACGGCTTCTTCTACGTGATTAACCGCCTCGACGGCAGCTTTATCTCCGCCGAGAAGTTCTCCCGCGTGACCTGGGCCACCGGCATCGACCCGAAAACCGGTCGGCCGATTGAGGTGCCCGAAGCACGCTACCCCGATGGCAAAGCCTTCCTGATGTTCCCGTCAGCGTGGGGCGCCCACGGCGTTGCCGCCATGTCATACAACCCCGATACCGGGCTGGTTTACCTGCCTGCACGGGATATGGCCAACATCTACACCGATGCCGAGTCCACTGAAGATTGGACCTACCGCAAAGGGATGAAAATCAACTCCGGTCTTGGCAAGCCGCCGGCGGGTATGACGGTTCCCAAAGGTAAAGGCTGGCTCGCTGCCTGGGACCCACGGACCCAAAAAGAAGTATGGCGTGTCGATCTGGAGCACACCCACAACGCGGGCACCATGACGACGGCAGGTAACTGGGTGATGCAAGGTCGTAACTCGGGCGAGCTGAGTGTTTACAAGGCAGATAGCGGCGAGAAAATCTGGTCCTTCGACGCCCAGAACGGAATCATGACGCACCCGATCACCTATCTGGTTGACGGCAAGCAGTACGTCACCCAAATCGTCGGCTGGCGCGCGTCATCAGACCGCGGTTCCGGCAAGGCCTGGGACTACCGTACTCAGAAGCGTCGTGTGCTGACATTCGCATTGGATGGCAAGGCCAAGCTGCCGCCGAACACCAGCAAGCCAGGCCCGATCATCGATCTGCCTGACTTCAAAATCGACGAAGAAAAAGCCGCACTGGGTCGCGCTACTTACTACAGCACCTGCTACGTCTGCCACGGGGTAGAAGTACTGGCCGGTGGTGCCGCGCCCGATCTTCTTCGCTCAGGTATCACCACTGACAAGAACATTCTCGCCAGTGTGCTGATTGAGGGGGCAATGGTACCTGCGGGTATGCCTCAGTTCGAAGACATGACCATGGAAGAAGTGGAAGGACTGGTTCACTTCATCCGCAAGGTCGCCCGTCGCGAACTCGCAAAGCAAGAACAGGCTCAAGAACAGAAGCAACCGTAA
- a CDS encoding phosphotransferase family protein yields MNSVTTAELVDLKRLQAWMDEQQLGQGPLENVQDLAGGTQNILLRFERDGRSFVLRRPPAHLRAGSNETMRREARVLGALATTNVPHARLIAGCPDEDVLGAAFYLMEPVDGFNPVTGLPPLHAGSEAIRHRMGLALVEGIAALGAVDYRAVGLEGFGRPDNYLERQVSRWQRQLESYSDCAGWPGAESLPGVARVAEWLDANRPTEFTPGILHGDYHLANVMYRKDSAELAAIVDWELATIGDPLLDLGWLLATWPDDEGGQQATTVTPWKGFPSAQELVEHYRARSERDLSHIEWYGVLACYKLGILLEGTHARACAGRAPKETGDALHGKAVRLFERALRWIR; encoded by the coding sequence TTGAACTCCGTAACAACAGCTGAACTGGTGGATCTTAAGCGTCTGCAGGCGTGGATGGATGAGCAGCAATTGGGGCAGGGGCCCCTTGAAAATGTGCAGGATCTGGCTGGAGGCACTCAAAATATTCTTCTGCGCTTTGAGCGTGACGGTCGCAGCTTTGTCTTGCGTCGCCCGCCCGCACATTTGCGTGCAGGGTCGAACGAAACCATGCGCCGCGAAGCGCGAGTACTGGGGGCACTGGCGACCACGAATGTGCCTCATGCCCGCCTGATTGCCGGCTGCCCTGACGAAGATGTATTGGGAGCGGCCTTTTATCTGATGGAGCCCGTCGATGGCTTTAATCCGGTGACCGGCTTGCCGCCGCTGCACGCCGGGTCGGAGGCAATTCGCCACCGTATGGGCTTGGCGCTGGTCGAAGGTATCGCCGCGCTGGGCGCAGTGGACTATCGCGCGGTAGGGCTTGAGGGCTTTGGGCGTCCTGATAATTATCTGGAGCGTCAGGTATCTCGCTGGCAGCGACAACTGGAAAGTTACAGCGATTGCGCGGGTTGGCCCGGCGCCGAGAGCCTGCCGGGTGTGGCGCGTGTCGCCGAATGGCTGGACGCGAATCGGCCGACGGAATTCACGCCCGGTATTCTCCATGGCGACTACCATTTAGCCAATGTGATGTATCGCAAAGACAGTGCGGAGTTGGCCGCGATTGTTGACTGGGAGTTGGCCACGATTGGTGACCCGCTGCTGGATCTCGGCTGGCTGTTGGCAACCTGGCCCGACGACGAGGGCGGTCAGCAAGCAACGACCGTTACCCCCTGGAAGGGCTTCCCCTCTGCGCAAGAGCTGGTGGAGCACTACCGTGCTCGCTCCGAGCGGGATCTGTCGCACATTGAGTGGTATGGCGTACTGGCCTGCTACAAGCTCGGTATTTTGCTGGAGGGGACTCACGCGCGAGCCTGCGCAGGACGTGCTCCCAAAGAAACTGGCGACGCATTGCACGGAAAGGCGGTACGCCTGTTTGAGCGTGCGCTGCGTTGGATTCGTTAA
- a CDS encoding acyl-CoA dehydrogenase family protein: MNFEYSEKVQELIARLNAFMDEYVYPTEKERGDWMHSEANLWKPWPGMENLKAKAREAGLWNLFLPEEYGEFSPGLTNLEYAPLAEIMGRVSFSSEIFNCNAPDSGNMEVLAKYGSPEQQEQWLRPLLDGKIRSAYVMTEPQVASSDATNIETTILPDGDDYVINGRKWWISGAMHPDCNLLLVMGKTLLDNPRHKQHSIIIVPRDTPGVEIIRPLKVFGTFHSPGGHVEMRFNNVRVPKSNMILGEGRGFEIAQGRLGPGRIHHCMRSIGQAQRTLEIMAKRVESRSPFGRKLSQQSSIRQDVAKSFCEIEQARLLTLKAADAMDRYGNKVAKDLIAAIKVVAPQMAQTVADRAIQAHGAMGISDDTPIAQVFTTNRFLRLADGPDEVHMAQLGKMKIDEYNQ; the protein is encoded by the coding sequence ATGAATTTTGAATACAGTGAAAAAGTCCAAGAGCTGATCGCCAGGCTGAACGCCTTTATGGATGAGTATGTGTATCCCACCGAGAAAGAGCGCGGTGACTGGATGCACAGCGAAGCCAATCTGTGGAAGCCCTGGCCGGGAATGGAAAATCTGAAAGCCAAGGCACGCGAAGCGGGCCTGTGGAATCTGTTTCTGCCTGAGGAATACGGTGAGTTCAGCCCCGGGCTGACCAACCTTGAATACGCTCCGCTGGCTGAGATTATGGGCCGCGTGTCCTTCAGTTCGGAAATTTTCAACTGCAACGCACCCGACAGCGGCAACATGGAAGTGCTGGCCAAGTACGGCAGCCCCGAGCAGCAGGAGCAGTGGCTGCGCCCACTGCTGGATGGAAAAATCCGCTCCGCTTATGTGATGACCGAGCCGCAGGTTGCCTCTTCCGATGCCACCAATATTGAAACCACGATTTTGCCAGATGGTGACGATTACGTGATCAACGGTCGCAAGTGGTGGATCTCCGGCGCGATGCACCCCGATTGCAATCTGCTGCTGGTGATGGGCAAAACCCTATTGGATAACCCGCGCCACAAGCAGCACTCCATCATCATTGTGCCCCGTGACACTCCCGGAGTCGAAATCATACGGCCATTGAAAGTGTTTGGCACCTTCCACTCGCCGGGCGGCCACGTCGAAATGCGTTTCAATAATGTGCGTGTGCCCAAGTCAAATATGATCTTGGGTGAGGGCCGTGGCTTTGAAATTGCGCAGGGCCGTCTCGGCCCCGGTCGTATTCACCACTGCATGCGTTCTATCGGTCAGGCTCAGCGTACGCTGGAAATTATGGCCAAGCGGGTAGAGTCACGTTCGCCTTTCGGCCGCAAGCTGTCCCAGCAAAGCAGTATTCGTCAGGATGTTGCCAAATCGTTCTGTGAAATCGAGCAGGCGCGTCTGCTGACGCTGAAAGCCGCCGACGCCATGGATCGCTACGGTAACAAGGTTGCTAAAGACCTGATCGCCGCTATCAAAGTCGTCGCGCCGCAAATGGCACAGACGGTTGCCGATCGCGCGATTCAGGCCCACGGGGCGATGGGGATCAGCGATGACACGCCGATAGCTCAGGTGTTTACCACCAACCGTTTCCTGCGTTTGGCCGATGGTCCGGACGAAGTGCACATGGCGCAGCTCGGCAAGATGAAAATCGACGAGTACAACCAGTAG